DNA from Lemur catta isolate mLemCat1 chromosome 7, mLemCat1.pri, whole genome shotgun sequence:
CAGGACAGCCCCCAACCACAAAGAATGTTCCAGTctcaaatgtcaatagtgcttaGATGGAGAAACCCTATTCTAGAAGGTGTtaatgctttagaaaaaaaagtagagCGGGGTCGAGGGACCAATAGAGGAATTTGGGCTGGAGGGTGTGATTTTAAGTAGGAAGGTAAGGTCTGGGACAGTTTCatggagaaggtgacatttgaacaaaggtgtgaaggagggagggaggggatatCTGGAGACAGGACGATGACTGACTGAGCTTCTTATTTcattgagaaaactgaagcacccACCACATGTACCGTGCACTTGGCCTTATCTGCAGTTGCTGTGGATAAAGAGCCCACGCTTCTAGCAAAGGCTAAACTTGCCACTCAGAAACTCGTTCCCTCTCACCCACTCAAGGCCACCACTCCTCTCTTATTAACCAACAAAACCTTTTGGACCCTCTTTTTCTCCAgctattatcttatttttctccctccctttgctGCAAAGATCCCTGAAAGAGTTGTGTGTTATCACTGTCTCCAATTTCTTTCCTCCCATTTTTCTTGAGCCCAAGCCCATCAGACTTTTGCTCCCAAACTGCTCTTACTGTGGGCATCAGGGATGCCCTCAGAGCTAAATCCACTGGTGGGTCGTCAGTCCTCAACCTGCTTGACCTATCAGCAGCATCTGACACTGCTGATCACACTGCTGCCTGGATGCTCACTCTTGTTATGCTCTGGGACACCAGatgttctctttttcctcctgtctctCTGGCTAATCCTTCTCAGACTGCTTTGCTGGTTCATCCTGGCTTCCCAAACTCTATAGGGAGGAGCACCCCAGAACTCAGTCTTTGGTGATCTCATCCTCTCCTGCTTTAAATCCTATCCATGAGCTGGGGAGTCCCAGATTTCTCTCTCTAGCCCAGACCTCTTCCCAGAACCCTGAACTCGTGTATCCAGTTGCTGACTCAGCATCTCTACTCAACTGTCCAGGAGGCAATTCAGATTTACCAGGTCCAAAACAACCTCCTGCACAAGTGGGTTTGGCTTTTGCTGGGAGCATGGACAGTTCATCCAAAATAAGTAGagagggctgggcgcggtggctcacgcctgtaatcctagcactctgggaggccaaggcaggtggatcgctcgaggtcaggagttccagaccgtcctgagcaagagcgagacctcgtctctactaaaaatagaaagaaattatctggccaactaaaaatatatatagaaaaaaactagctgggcatggtggcgcatgcctgtagtcccagctactcgggaggctgaggcaggaggatcgcttgagcccaggagtttgaggttgctgtgagctaggctgatgccatggcactcactctagcccgggcaacaaagcaagactctgtctcaaaaaaaaaaaaaaaaaaagaagttttccAGTCTTTTCTTCTCAAGTCAGTCTTTGACAAAATCTAGTAAGGATTAGTAAAGGAAAGTGAGGTAGAAGCAAATGGGATGTGGCCAGCCTCTGCCCTGTCATGGCCAGGAACTTAAAACTTCAGGGTTTTTTAGCCAAAGGAGGGTCTGTTAGTCTGTTAGGGAGGGGTAGGACTTTTATTTCAGTCCTCAACCTTGACCCTCTCCAGTGTATCCTCCTCACAGCAGTTGGcactgtctttttttatttttttttttgagatagagtctcgctcttttgccctggctagagtgctgtggcatagttcacagcaacctcaaactcctgggcttaagcaatccttctgcctcagcctcccgagtagctgggactacaggcgtgtgccaccatgcccagctaatttttttccatatatatttttagctgtccagataatttctttccattttttagtagagacgaggtctcgctcttgatcaggctggtaaacttttttatttttgaataatcttAGATTTACACAAGAGTGGCAAAGATAGAACAGAATTCCCATAAACCCTGCTCCCCCTAATGTTATCACCTTACACAACCATGGCACGTTTATCAAAATTAATTGATGAAAACTATTCACCAAACAACAGACTTTATTTGAATTCCACACGTAGCGCTCCCAGGTGCCTAAGACTTGACTGATCTTAAAACAGAAAAGTCCCATACCCCTGAGTCCCCTCAGTCCTGGGCCAACTGGGATGGCTGGTCACCCTATTGACTAGTTTTTCCactgatgtcctttttctgttccaagatttCAATCCAGAacaccacattgcatttagttgtcctgCCTCTTTAGCTTCTCATCTGCAACAGTTTCTGGGtccttccttgtctttcatgagcTTTACACTTTTGAgcagtactggtcaggtattttgtagaatgtcctcaGCTTGGGTTTATcagatgttttctcatgattagatgaGAGTTAGGGATTTTGAGGAAAACCCAGAGGTGAAGAGGTGAAGGACAGGAATTTAGTGTTTTATTCATTACTATATACTCAGTGCCTAGAACTGAGTGCCTAGCCCATTGTAGGTAccaaaaattcatttgttgaatgaataagcatGACTGACTCAGCGAAAATTTAGTAttgtttcaaagttttaaaatactaatataaatacTATCCTAGCACACAAATTGTTCTGCAGcttatttccttcaaaaatatgCCCTGAGGATCCATTTTAGGGTGCATAGAGCTACTTCATTCTTTACCTTTTaccttattattaatacaaataactACAGCGGTTCTTTTATGTTCCTCTTTGCACGTCGGGGAAGAGTTGCTAGACACAGAGTAGGCACATTATTTATACATTAATGGATACTGATAAATATACAACCAAAGTGGCTGAATACATTTACACACGCCACcggtgtttatttatttattttttgttgttgttttggttttaaaaaatttttttttctttttttaataatataaaaattcttcatttctttaaatgtattatattcttttttgtttttccttttattttttcaataacacCCCTTATGCATATAGCCACCGGTGTTTAAAAGTTTCCCTCATATCTTGCCCACTGACTAGTGACAGCAGAACCTGCAGAAGCGCAGTGACCCCCTGAGCGTGCCCAGCCACTCCTCGGACTATATCTCCCAGAAGGCACCGCGGACACCCCTACTACCCGGTCTGCGGGAAGGGAATGACCAAGCCTGAGTATCTCGGGAAGGCTTCGCCGCCTCCTCTCCTCGCCTACCTCTGCGGCTCCCGGAGCGACGGGCCTACCACTCCCACAAGCCACCGCGAACTGGCCGAGCCCGCCCCATCGCCAGActcggcggggcgggggggggggggggggtccgaCTCCACTTCCCGGCAGGCAGTGCAGGCCGAGGGGCGGGACTTCATTTCCCAGCAGGCTCCAGGCGGCGGGCGCCTCGGTGCCTTGTGTGGGATGTAAGCGCGGAGGTGGGCGCGGGGGACCGAGGCCAGGACTCTCTTTAGGGTTTGGGGGCGTTGGCTTGGGTGTGCCTTCCAGATTGACTCTAGGGGCCCGGGGGTGCAGTCGTACGGAGGGGACGGGGTGGCCATTCGGGGTTCTTAGCGGGGTCCTTGGGGCGCTCCCTCATCGGGGCTGGGGGTCCCAGGGTTGTGGGGGACAAGGAGGCCCTACTACAGCCTCAGCTGAAGGGTCTCGCCGACAAAAGAGAGGGAGCTGGTGAGCGGAGAGTGAAGACAGGGAAGCAGGGAAgttgtatgtgtgttgggggtggaaCCTTAGCTGAGCCTGGGAGGGGGCTCCCCAGCCGAGCCTGCCCGACCCTCCCTTCCCTGGCTCGCCCGCAGGCCGCCGCCCGCCGCCATGGGGCTGAAGGCCGCCCAGAAGACGCTGTTCCCGCTGCGCTCCATCGACGACGTGGTGCGCCTGTTCGCTGCGGAGCTGGGCCGGGAGGAGCCCGACCTGGTGCTTCTCTCCTTGGTGCTGGGCTTCGTGGAGCATTTCCTGGCTGTCAACCGCGTCATCCCCACCAACGTGCCCGAGCTcaccttccagcccagccccgcACCTGACCCTCCTGGCGGCCTCACCTACTTCCCTGTGGCTGACCTATCCATCATCGCTGCCCTCTATGCCCGCTTCACCGCCCAGATTCGTGGCGCTGTCGACCTGTCCCTTTACCCTCGAGAGGGAGGTGTCTCCAGCCGTGAGCTAGTGAAGAAGGTCTCCGATGTCATATGGAACAGCCTCAGCCGCTCCTACTTCAAGGACCGGGCCCACATCCAGTCCCTCTTCAGTTTCATCACAGGTTGGAGCCTGACTGGTGGCAAGGGGAGAGAATGAATCCTGTCCCACCTCTTCACAACACTCCATGGTTTACAAGCCCTTTTGAGACCTGTAAACCTTGTGTGGTGGAGCAGGTGTTAGTTGTCCCTTTGCAGTTGGGgaagctgaagcccagagagggaaagtgatgTGCCAGTCTCACACAgaatggcagggctgggactggaACCTGATCACTTGGCTCCAAATCCATTagcctctcctctgccccctcaGAACCCCCACCCCTGACATTGAGCAGCCACAGGAGTCATGCAGCCCAGCATGAGACACAGAGGGTGGTAGCAGATTAAGGGCCAAGGAGACAAAATTGGGCTACACTtgagatgattaaatgaaataataactaTGAGAATGTTTTGGAAATGAGCAGACCAGGGGCTTAATTTCAAGATTAAGATTTAGGGCTTGTAAAGAGCGACTTTGTGCCAAGCCCAGTTGACTGGCAGTCACATCCTAGTATACCATATTGAGAAGGaatctgaggctgcttctgagctTAGCAGGAAAGAGTGCAGAGATAAATTAGGAGTATCTTGGTGGGTGTGTGAAAAGAGTGTTGGCCAGAGTGTCCTGTTTTTGCCATCCCTGTTTTAATCTAATAAGtgcaataaaatgggaaaatccttaaattcacagaaatatataacatggttgcagagagagaagggacagggtcaaAGTCTGGGTCAGCTACAGGAAATCCAGAAAGGTCTCTTGTTGGGGATGGGGGTGTAAACGGGGAGGGAGAGGCTTTGAACACAGTAGGGAAGAGCAAAAGGGACAGTGGGCAGGAGCGTCTAAAGATGGGGCACAGGCTTagagtggggctgggagggagtgTGGCCCATCACTACCTGTCCCCCTTTCCCCAGGCCAAAGCACAGAGGactctctttcatttccttccccTTCCACAGGCACCAAACTGGACAGCTCTGGTGTGGCCTTTGCTGTGGTGGGggcctgccaggccctgggtcTCCGGGATGTCCACCTGGCCCTGTCTGAGGATCATGCCTGGGTAGTGTTTGGGCCTAATGGGGAGCAGACAGCTGAGGTCACCTGGCATGGCAAGGGCAACGAGGACCGCAGGGGCCAGACTGTCAACGCGGGTGTGGCTGAGCGGGTATTGTGTTCTCCCAACCTTGTCCCCTTCATACTCTGCTAGCCCAAGCCACCCAAAGGACTTTACTTTCTTGGGCCCCATTCCCCTCTTCCCATCACCACCTATGTATATCAGGAGGGGAAGGCAGAAGAGCCCCTTCCCTGGCTGTCATTCCCTGAAGCAGGCACAGGGTGGACCATCATGAGACATTTGGTCTTGTCTCCTTGAAAGAGCTGGCTGTACCTGAAAGGATCATACATGCGCTGTGATCGCAAGATGGAGGTGGCATTTATGGTGTGTGCCATCAACCCTTCCATCGACCTGCACACCGACTCCctggagctgctgcagctgcagcaggTGAGGGCTGTGCCTGTGGGGCAGGAGCGGGCTAGGCCAGGCTGCTGACTGGACTTGCCGTGGGACCTGGGGCAGGGGCACTTTCCCTTCCTGAGCTTCAACttctctttctgtaaaatgggttagTAACTCCTGACCTGGCCTTTCCCAGGGCTATTTGGAGAGTGGAATTGAGACATGAAAGGGCTAGTTCCTGAATTCTGGTCCTTCCACCTTGGTGGGAGATCCCTGTTGGTTCTGGCCCCCACCTCTGCTTGATAGACTGAGGACCCTTCTTCTTCCTACCCTCCTAGCTCATAACTTTCTCTTTTGGCCCCTAGAAGCTGCTCTGGCTGCTCTATGACCTGGGACATCTAGAAAGGTCAGTAGGGGAAAGTGGCCAGGCTGGGCCTTGGGGGCCCAGAGGGCTGGGTGGCAGCCTGAACTTATGATCCTTTCCCAGGTACCCTATGGCACTAGGGAACCTGGCAGATCTGGAGGAGCTGGAGCCCACCCCTGGCCGGCCAGACCCACTGACCCTCTACCACAAGGTGGGGTCATCTCAGGAGGGTGCAGAAGGGAGACCCCAACAGTGGCTGGGGTCCCCTTCTGGGAATTTGGAGGGGCAGGTGAAGTGAGAACTTTGTGTGTTGGGGTGTATTACCATCCAGTTCCACGTTGTATCAGATATACTCTGTGCATACTCCGTGCAGTCAGGGCTGCCTGAACGGTGTTCGGGGTTCTCCAGCCTGAGAGTGGCAGGACCTGGATTTGTCCCTTCAGCCCTTCATTTTCTGCTGCCTCTCACTCTCCTTCCTGGAGTATAACAGAAGGTCAAAAACAGTGGGAGCACGAGGGGGCAATGTTAACTTGGTGAAGGTGGGGGTAGGAGGGCCATTGGCCTTGGCTTGGAAGTCCTTGGTGTTTGTGTAGACGAGTATGTGGGAAAGCCTGGGTAAGAGACAGAGCTCAGAGGGTAGGCCTCTCCCCTCCCTAGGCTTGTTCTGTGTGGGCCCCACCCCTGCAGTTGGCCCCTGGCCTCAACAAGCAATCCTGCAGTCCCAGGGAGGAGCTGGCAGGGAGTGGGTGGGATTGGAGATGGGCAGGACTCTTTGGGCTCTTCCTTTTACCCCTTCTGGGTGTGACCTGATGGGGCATTTGTGCCAGCTGAGGCAGCTGAGGGCTGCCTCCCTGAGGTTCCTCTGCCTCACCCCCCAGGGCATAGCCTCAGCCAAGACCTACTACCGAGATGAGCACATCTACCCCTACATGTACCTGGCCGGCTACCACTGTCGCAACCGCAATGTGCGCGAAGCCCTGCAGGCCTGGGCCGACACAGCCACTGTCATCCAGGAGTGAGGATCTCCCCACTAGGGCCTCCAGCTCCTCCTTTCTTCACCCTCCACCCAGTTTCCAACCACTCTCGTCCAGCAGTGAGGCCTGGATCCTAAGCCCCATCCCCTCTTTGTCCAGTCCCTAGGCAGCCAAAGCCCCCATCACCCAGGAGGTAGGGACTCCTGATTAAggccttgcctccctccctccctctctcctcccagttTTTAACCACTGTCATCCAGCAGTGGGACCTCCACCTTAGCCCCATGCCCACTCCTTACTGTTGCTCTAGGCTAACACGGACACTATCACTTTGGAATGAAACCCCCAATCACTCCCCCAGTCCCTTGGATGACCCAGGAAAAGAAACCTGGGCTCTACCCCCCACTAGGTCCCCAGGGGTACCCCCCCATGGC
Protein-coding regions in this window:
- the MEN1 gene encoding menin isoform X1; this encodes MPPPAAMGLKAAQKTLFPLRSIDDVVRLFAAELGREEPDLVLLSLVLGFVEHFLAVNRVIPTNVPELTFQPSPAPDPPGGLTYFPVADLSIIAALYARFTAQIRGAVDLSLYPREGGVSSRELVKKVSDVIWNSLSRSYFKDRAHIQSLFSFITGTKLDSSGVAFAVVGACQALGLRDVHLALSEDHAWVVFGPNGEQTAEVTWHGKGNEDRRGQTVNAGVAERSWLYLKGSYMRCDRKMEVAFMVCAINPSIDLHTDSLELLQLQQKLLWLLYDLGHLERYPMALGNLADLEELEPTPGRPDPLTLYHKGIASAKTYYRDEHIYPYMYLAGYHCRNRNVREALQAWADTATVIQDYNYCREDEEIYKEFFEVANDVIPNLLKEAASLLEAGEERPGEQSQGTQSQGSALQDPECFAHLLRFYDGICKWEEGSPTPVLHVGWATFLVQSLGRFEGQVRQKVRIVSREAEAAEAEEPWGEEAREGRRRGPRRESKPEEPPPPKKPALDKGPGAGQNAVSAPPRKPAGTVPGTARGPEGGSATQAPAPAASPPPEGPVLTFQSEKMKGMKELLVATKINSSAIKLQLTAQSQVQMKKQKVSTPSDYTLSFLKRQRKGL
- the MEN1 gene encoding menin isoform X2; translated protein: MGLKAAQKTLFPLRSIDDVVRLFAAELGREEPDLVLLSLVLGFVEHFLAVNRVIPTNVPELTFQPSPAPDPPGGLTYFPVADLSIIAALYARFTAQIRGAVDLSLYPREGGVSSRELVKKVSDVIWNSLSRSYFKDRAHIQSLFSFITGTKLDSSGVAFAVVGACQALGLRDVHLALSEDHAWVVFGPNGEQTAEVTWHGKGNEDRRGQTVNAGVAERSWLYLKGSYMRCDRKMEVAFMVCAINPSIDLHTDSLELLQLQQKLLWLLYDLGHLERYPMALGNLADLEELEPTPGRPDPLTLYHKGIASAKTYYRDEHIYPYMYLAGYHCRNRNVREALQAWADTATVIQDYNYCREDEEIYKEFFEVANDVIPNLLKEAASLLEAGEERPGEQSQGTQSQGSALQDPECFAHLLRFYDGICKWEEGSPTPVLHVGWATFLVQSLGRFEGQVRQKVRIVSREAEAAEAEEPWGEEAREGRRRGPRRESKPEEPPPPKKPALDKGPGAGQNAVSAPPRKPAGTVPGTARGPEGGSATQAPAPAASPPPEGPVLTFQSEKMKGMKELLVATKINSSAIKLQLTAQSQVQMKKQKVSTPSDYTLSFLKRQRKGL